The Claveliimonas bilis genome window below encodes:
- a CDS encoding sugar transferase, with product MFLRKWNELPEDMKTPEVKKYYDILAKHRISLFLKRIFDIILSFIMLLILAFPMALISLLIVFDSPGGVFYRQVRITAYGEKFRIHKFRTMIKDADKVGSLVTVVEDKRITKIGKFLRKYRLDEMPQLFDVLFGKMSFVGTRPEVPKYVKKYTNEMKATLLLPAGITSEASIRYKDEAKLLDETDDIDGVYVEKVLKEKMRYNLKAVERFSLAKDMMTMIRTVFVVLGRKYK from the coding sequence ATGTTTTTGAGAAAGTGGAATGAACTTCCGGAAGACATGAAAACACCAGAAGTAAAAAAATATTATGATATTTTAGCAAAACATAGAATAAGCCTTTTTCTAAAAAGAATTTTTGATATTATACTATCTTTCATTATGCTACTTATTTTAGCATTTCCAATGGCATTAATTTCACTTTTAATTGTTTTTGACTCTCCGGGAGGAGTGTTTTATAGGCAAGTGCGTATCACGGCATATGGAGAAAAATTTCGTATCCATAAATTCCGCACAATGATAAAAGATGCAGACAAAGTAGGGAGCTTAGTAACTGTTGTGGAAGATAAAAGAATTACTAAAATTGGCAAGTTTTTGCGTAAATACAGATTAGATGAAATGCCACAGTTGTTTGATGTTTTATTTGGAAAGATGTCTTTTGTGGGAACCAGACCAGAAGTTCCAAAGTATGTAAAAAAGTATACAAATGAAATGAAGGCAACGTTACTCCTTCCAGCAGGAATCACATCTGAAGCCAGTATTCGATATAAAGATGAAGCGAAATTACTAGATGAAACTGATGATATAGATGGTGTATATGTAGAGAAAGTTTTAAAAGAAAAAATGAGATATAATCTTAAAGCGGTTGAAAGGTTTAGCCTTGCTAAAGATATGATGACGATGATACGAACTGTATTTGTGGTGTTGGGAAGGAAATATAAATAA